A genomic window from Lycium barbarum isolate Lr01 chromosome 4, ASM1917538v2, whole genome shotgun sequence includes:
- the LOC132637543 gene encoding probable DNA-directed RNA polymerase: MNTLQNQAFEINSDVLACIEKKEADFIDNGHLLPGYLSHMNIANLYKEVRDCHLVDTGTFQKIGGISELINQLTKQVQRARYERCMLKLAKAYKGYKIDLPAFLDFRGRIYRCGLLHFHERDLSRSLINFAFSNPEMPADSDEVMEALLYHYKSYPSLEEAGISFNESLGEAEMQGRVDPILLGREARHHFQFIAAQKALVKKKIEGFPVTKDASASAFQIMSYFLLDEDMAKSTNLLPSKDKKIKDIYTNILSEVKEYIVRELGNNSLSLIVVRKMDRKMVKSIFMPMIYGKTLMNTSSDIHKSLSQHINLLDSHILASLCFKFWKEKYKGMDSLTSLIRNIGWFAAAKGVPVYYVVPYFRTSQDYMKSDVVKITVYDRNHKRRQISLRVHTDNRDRRKTEVSTFVNFIHQKDAYIAMLVVEKMLIEGGPIYTVHDNFLTTPHYSRKLPSLYADAILELGPPLAIINDMIYANLIWNAEGSSPEGWSHGGGSGRVIPIGELENYLENNMPDGISKKMEATWRQRMKALLLSYESYASSISGVSQDYVGHLDMWLKFGDKVRFFPEGMRKNALHP, from the coding sequence ATGAACACGCTTCAAAATCAGGCATTTGAAATCAACAGCGATGTCTTGGCATGTATTGAAAAAAAAGAGGCAGACTTTATTGATAATGGGCATCTCCTACCGGGTTATCTTTCTCATATGAATATAGCAAATCTATATAAAGAGGTTAGGGATTGTCATCTCGTTGATACAGGTACTTTCCAAAAAATAGGGGGTATTAGCGAATTGATAAATCAGTTAACAAAACAGGTACAGCGCGCCCGTTATGAGCGGTGTATGCTCAAGCTTGCAAAGGCCTACAAGGGTTATAAAATAGATTTGCCTGCCTTTCTCGACTTCAGGGGGAGAATCTACCGCTGCGGGCTCCTGCATTTCCACGAGCGTGATCTCTCAAGAAGTCTTATTAACTTTGCGTTTAGCAATCCTGAAATGCCCGCAGACTCGGACGAGGTTATGGAGGCCCTTTTATACCACTATAAGTCTTACCCCAGCCTGGAGGAAGCTGGAATATCCTTTAACGAAAGTCTGGGAGAGGCAGAAATGCAGGGTCGGGTTGATCCTATTCTGCTTGGTCGAGAGGCGCGGCACCACTTTCAGTTCATTGCCGCGCAAAAGGCGCTGGTAAAAAAGAAAATAGAGGGGTTCCCAGTTACCAAAGACGCATCCGCGAGTGCTTTCCAGATTATGAGCTACTTTTTGTTGGATGAAGATATGGCGAAGAGCACGAATCTCTTGCcttccaaagataagaaaatcAAAGATATTTATACGAATATCCTTTCCGAAGTCAAAGAGTACATTGTAAGAGAACTTGGTAATAATAGTCTATCACTAATAGTGGTGCGGAAGATGGATCGGAAGATGGTGAAAAGTATTTTCATGCCAATGATTTATGGAAAAACACTCATGAACACAAGCTCCGATATACATAAAAGCTTGTCGCAGCACATCAATTTGTTGGATAGTCACATACTAGCCTCACTTTGCTTTAAGTTCTGGAAGGAGAAATACAAAGGCATGGACAGCCTAACCAGCTTGATCAGGAATATTGGGTGGTTCGCCGCCGCTAAGGGTGTACCTGTTTATTATGTTGTGCCATACTTTCGTACATCACAAGATTATATGAAGAGTGATGTCGTCAAAATCACAGTTTATGATCGCAATCATAAAAGGAGACAAATAAGTCTCAGAGTTCATACCGATAATAGAGATCGTAGGAAGACAGAGGTCTCAACCTTCGTCAACTTCATCCATCAGAAGGATGCCTATATTGCGATGCTTGTAGTAGAGAAAATGCTGATAGAGGGAGGACCAATATATACAGTACACGACAACTTTCTAACTACACCTCACTATAGCAGGAAACTCCCTTCTCTTTATGCCGATGCCATTTTGGAATTGGGGCCGCCGCTAGCAATTATAAATGATATGATATACGCAAATTTGATTTGGAATGCCGAAGGCTCCTCGCCTGAGGGCTGGAGCCATGGTGGGGGTTCGGGGCGTGTAATACCTATTGGTGAGCTGGAGAATTACTTGGAAAATAATATGCCAGATGGTATTAGCAAAAAAATGGAGGCAACATGGAGACAAAGGATGAAGGCGCTACTTCTCTCATACGAGAGCTATGCTAGTAGTATATCCGGCGTATCACAGGATTATGTAGGTCATTTAGACATGTGGTTGAAATTCGGGGATAAGGTCCGGTTTTTTCCGGAAGGAATGAGAAAAAATGCGCTACACCCATGA